One stretch of Prunus persica cultivar Lovell chromosome G1, Prunus_persica_NCBIv2, whole genome shotgun sequence DNA includes these proteins:
- the LOC18793566 gene encoding probable calcium-binding protein CML41, translating to MKIMHRESKLSKWFSNSKNFKLTLPFLRSKPRSQSPCPTQNQNSSIAKDDELAKVFDHFDTNRDGKISCDELQAYFMSIGESMSNAEAQSVINEFDNDGDNLLEFEDFVKLMGREGDADDDDLKGAFEMFEVDKGCGCITPKGLQNMFNRLGEARSYDECVSMIGVFDLDGNGVLDFNEFLKMMIST from the coding sequence atgaaaatcatgCACAGGGAATCCAAGCTCTCCAAATGGTTCTCTAATAGCAAGAATTTCAAACTAACCCTCCCTTTCCTTCGTTCAAAACCCAGAAGCCAGAGCCCCTGTCCtactcaaaatcaaaacagtAGCATCGCAAAAGATGACGAGCTTGCAAAGGTTTTTGATCATTTTGACACCAACAGAGACGGAAAGATCTCGTGTGACGAACTTCAGGCTTACTTCATGTCGATAGGGGAATCCATGTCCAATGCAGAGGCTCAGAGTGTGATCAACGAATTTGATAACGATGGTGACAACTTATTGGAGTTTGAAGACTTTGTGAAATTGATGGGGAGGGAGGGTGATGCCGACGATGATGATCTTAAAGGGGCTTTTGAGATGTTTGAAGTTGATAAAGGTTGTGGCTGCATAACACCAAAAGGGTTGCAGAATATGTTCAATCGACTAGGTGAAGCCAGATCCTATGATGAGTGTGTGTCCATGATTGGAGTCTTTGATCTTGACGGAAATGGAGTCCTTGATTTTAATGAATTTCTCAAGATGATGATTTCAACTTAA
- the LOC18793827 gene encoding elongation of fatty acids protein 3-like, translating to MTQSIEYWLSEHPTIVNFRWSTTQSWGSTWSFLFTAIPAYIAVATTLHLILTVFRRRRPVPLGIIPAVHSLGMALISAVIFAGILVSAAAEIRDTRWLWRRTKTTPFQWFLCFPLGTRPSGRVFFWSYVFYLSRFLHLFRTFFTVLGRRRLTFFHLFNQSILIFMSFLWLEFSQSFQVLAILSTTLLYSVVYGYRFWTAIGLPGACFPFVVNCQVVLLGCNLVCHVGVLSLHILKGGCNGMGAWVCNSVLNGAILLLFLKFYVKMYLTNSNVGKVESLGTHLGSGSESNPKHEREVVIVKEKRC from the coding sequence ATGACTCAGAGCATCGAGTACTGGCTATCGGAGCATCCAACAATCGTAAACTTCCGATGGAGCACCACCCAATCATGGGGCTCCACGTGGTCCTTCCTCTTCACCGCCATCCCCGCCTACATCGCCGTCGCCACCACCCTCCACCTCATCCTCACCGTCTTCCGCCGCCGACGCCCCGTCCCACTCGGCATAATCCCAGCCGTGCATAGCCTCGGCATGGCCCTAATCTCCGCCGTCATCTTCGCTGGCATCCTGGTCTCCGCCGCTGCCGAGATTCGCGACACCCGCTGGTTATGGCGGCGCACCAAGACCACCCCATTCCAGTGGTTCCTCTGCTTCCCGCTCGGGACCCGCCCTTCGGGTCGCGTCTTCTTCTGGTCCTACGTCTTCTACCTCTCTCGGTTCCTCCACCTGTTCCGCACGTTCTTCACCGTCCTCGGCCGCCGTAGGCTGACCTTCTTCCACCTCTTCAACCAGTCGATCCTCATCTTCATGTCGTTCCTCTGGCTCGAGTTCTCACAGTCGTTTCAGGTCCTGGCCATACTCTCCACCACTCTGCTTTACTCAGTGGTCTACGGGTACCGGTTCTGGACTGCAATCGGGTTACCCGGGGCCTGTTTCCCGTTCGTGGTGAATTGCCAGGTGGTGTTGCTCGGCTGCAACTTGGTTTGCCATGTTGGGGTGCTTTCGCTGCACATTTTGAAAGGCGGGTGCAATGGGATGGGAGCCTGGGTGTGCAATTCGGTGCTCAACGGCGCCATTCTTTTGCTCTTCTTGAAGTTCTACGTGAAGATGTATTTGACAAATTCAAATGTGGGTAAAGTGGAGAGTTTGGGCACGCATTTGGGTTCTGGTTCGGAGTCAAACCCTAAGCATGAGCGCGAGGTTGTCATCGTTAAGGAAAAACGTTGTTAA
- the LOC18791880 gene encoding pathogenesis-related protein 5: MAMFTSKLKLSLLLFLFSLAAGNVVYATVFTLQNRCTYTVWPGTLSGNGAAVLGDGGFALAPDSSVQLTAPRGWSGRFWARTGCNFDDSGNGKCLTGDCGSLKCVGGGAPPVTLAEFTTGSTPGDKDFYDVSLVDGYNVAMGLRANGGTGDCQYAGCVADLNGNCPPELRVTDSGKVVACRSACAAFNAPEFCCTGDHATPQTCSPTQYSVMFKTACPTAYSYAYDDASSTCTCAGSDYLITFCPTGSS; encoded by the exons ATGGCCATGTTCACCTCCAAGCTtaagctttctcttcttctttttctcttttcattaG CTGCAGGCAATGTGGTCTACGCAACCGTTTTCACGCTCCAGAACCGTTGCACCTACACAGTCTGGCCCGGCACACTCTCCGGAAACGGCGCCGCAGTTCTCGGCGACGGTGGTTTCGCCTTGGCTCCGGATTCGTCCGTCCAGCTCACGGCCCCTCGGGGATGGTCAGGCCGGTTCTGGGCCCGAACCGGCTGCAACTTCGACGACTCGGGAAACGGCAAATGCCTCACCGGCGACTGCGGCTCACTAAAATGCGTCGGGGGCGGCGCACCCCCAGTGACCTTGGCGGAGTTCACGACAGGTTCGACCCCGGGTGACAAGGATTTCTATGACGTCAGCTTGGTGGACGGTTACAATGTGGCCATGGGGCTGCGGGCAAACGGAGGAACCGGCGACTGCCAGTACGCGGGATGCGTGGCCGACTTGAATGGCAACTGCCCACCGGAGCTTCGGGTGACGGATTCGGGTAAGGTGGTGGCGTGCAGGAGCGCGTGCGCGGCGTTTAACGCGCCGGAGTTTTGCTGCACCGGGGACCACGCGACGCCTCAGACCTGTTCCCCCACTCAGTACTCGGTGATGTTCAAGACTGCATGCCCCACAGCGTATAGTTACGCTTATGATGACGCTTCCAGCACTTGTACCTGTGCCGGGTCGGACTACTTGATTACGTTTTGCCCAACCGGGTCATCATAA
- the LOC18791128 gene encoding leishmanolysin — translation MEVMIRCRPCTFLRFGSKLRVAVAILKVILLVIWLETSNAQSQENTLQGQDPEWLSESVASHSCIHDQILKQRRRPGRKVYTVTPQVYEGSGISQALHQKGRALLGISKCSVQQKDVKRPIRIYLNYDAVGHSPDRDCRNVGDIVKLGEPPVMYSVLGSPSCNPHGDPPISGDCWYNCTLDDIAGKDKRQRLRKALGQTADWFKRALAVEPVRGNLRLSGYSACGQDGGVQLPRQYVEEGVAEADLVLLVTTRPTTGNTLAWAVACERDQWGRAIAGHVNVAPRHLTAEAETLLSATLIHEVMHVLGFDPHAFAHFRDERKRRRSQVTEQIMDEKLGRMVTRVVLPRVVMHSRYHYAAFSENFTGLELEDGGGRGTSGSHWEKRLLMNEIMTGSVDTRSVVSKMTLALLEDSGWYQANYSMADHLDWGRNQGTEFVTSPCNLWKGAYHCNTTQLSGCTYNREAEGYCPIVSYSGDLPQWARYFPQANKGGQSSLADYCTYFVAYSDGSCTDTNSARPPDRMLGEVRGSNSRCMASSLVRTGFVRGSMTQGNGCYQHRCVNNSLEVAVDGMWKVCPEAGGPLQFPGFNGELLCPSYHELCSTSLVPGTGQCPKSCNFNGDCVEGRCHCFLGFHGSDCSKRTCPSNCSGRGNCLSNGLCECGNGYTGIDCSTAVCDEQCSLHGGVCDDGVCEFRCSDYAGYSCQNSTLLQSSLKVCKDVLENVNSGAGQHCAPSEPSILQQLEDVVVMPNYHRLFPGGARKLFSIFGTSYCDMTAKQLACWISIQKCDKDGDNRLRVCYSACQSYNSACGASLDCSDQTLFSSKDEAEGQCTGSSEMKTSWISRIYSLFSSNSSSKGTSVKNRQL, via the exons ATGGAGGTAATGATACGGTGCCGTCCATGTACCTTTCTCAGATTCGGTTCTAAGCTACGAGTCGCCGTCGCTATCCTCAAG GTTATATTGCTAGTGATATGGTTGGAAACTAGTAATGCACAATCCCAAGAAAACACACTTCAAGGGCAGGATCCAGAATGGTTGTCCGAGAGTGTTGCTTCACATTCCTGCATCCATGACCAGATACTTAAACAACGGAGGCGACCTGGTCGCAAAGTGTACACTGTTACCCCCCAGGTGTACGAGGGGTCTGGTATATCACAAGCCCTTCACCAAAAAGGTAGGGCATTACTTGGAATTTCCAAGTGCTCGGTACAGCAGAAGGATGTAAAACGGCCTAttagaatatatttaaattatgaTGCTGTTGGTCACTCACCTGATAGAGACTGTCGAAATGTTGGTGATATTGTTAAG CTTGGGGAGCCTCCTGTGATGTATTCTGTTCTTGGTTCTCCTTCTTGCAATCCTCATGGTGATCCTCCAATTTCTGGTGACTGCTGGTATAACTGCACTTTGGATGATATAGCTGGAAAGGACAAACGGCAGCGCCTTCGCAAG GCTCTAGGGCAGACAGCTGACTGGTTCAAGAGAGCCTTAGCTGTTGAACCTGTGAGGGGGAATTTGCGGTTGAGTGGGTATTCAGCATGTGGCCAAGATGGAGGTGTGCAGCTGCCACGTCAATATGTTGAAG AGGGCGTTGCTGAAGCAGACCTGGTTCTTCTCGTGACAACAAGACCTACCACTGGAAACACTCTTGCATGGGCAGTGGCTTGTGAACGTGATCAATGGGGTCGTGCAATTGCAG GACATGTAAATGTTGCTCCTCGCCATTTGACAGCAGAAGCAGAAACTCTACTTTCTGCTACTCTCATACATGAG GTTATGCATGTTCTCGGTTTTGATCCCCATGCCTTTGCTCATTTTAGGGATGAGAGGAAAAGAAGGCGTAGTCAG GTTACAGAACAAATCATGGATGAAAAGCTTGGACGTATGGTGACCCGTGTGGTGCTTCCACGTGTTGTCATGCATTCACGATATCATTATGCG GCATTCTCTGAGAATTTCACTGGTTTAGAGCTTGAAGATGGGGGAGGACGCGGCACATCAG GGTCACACTGGGAAAAAAGACTTCTAATGAATGAAATTATGACGGGTTCAGTGGACACAAGATCCGTGGTTTCAAAAATGACACTGGCGTTATTAGAAGATAGTGGATGGTACCAGGCTAATTATAGTATGGCGGACCATCTTGATTGGGGCCGCAACCAAGGAACTGAGTTTGTTACCTCCCCTTGCAATCTCTGGAAGGGGGCATATCATTGCAACACAACACAATTGTCAGGATGTACATACAACAGAGAAGCAGAGGGTTACTGTCCAATTGTAAGTTACAGTGGAGACCTACCCCAGTGGGCACGCTATTTCCCACAGGCTAACAAAG GTGGGCAGTCCTCACTGGCTGATTATTGCACCTATTTTGTTGCTTACTCTGATGGATCATGTACTGACACTAACAGTGCACGACCACCTGACAGAATGTTGGGTGAAGTACGAGGAAGTAACTCTAG GTGTATGGCTTCATCCTTGGTACGTACTGGGTTTGTACGGGGTTCTATGACCCAAGGAAATGGATGCTATCAGCACAGATGTGTTAATAATTCGTTAGAG gtTGCTGTGGATGGTATGTGGAAAGTATGTCCTGAAGCTGGTGGACCACTTCAGTTCCCAGGATTTAATG GTGAATTGCTATGCCCGTCGTACCATGAACTCTGTAGTACAAGCCTAGTTCCTGGGACTGGGCAATGTCCAAAATCATGTAATTTCAATGGAGATTGTGTTGAAGGAAGGTGCCACTGTTTTCTAGGGTTTCATGGTTCCGATTGTAGTAAAC GCACCTGCCCAAGCAACTGTAGTGGACGTGGAAATTGCCTTTCTAATGGGCTCTGTGAATGTGGAAATGGATACACAGGCATTGACTGCTCCACTG CTGTTTGTGATGAGCAATGCAGCCTTCATGGAGGTGTCTGTGATGATGGAGTCTGTGAATTCCGATGCTCTGACTATGCAGGCTACTCTTGCCAGAACAGCACCCTGCTGCAATCTAGTCTTAAAGTTTGTAAAGATGTGCTGGAGAATGTCAACTCTGGTGCTGGTCAGCATTGTGCACCCAGTGAACCAAGTATATTGCAGCAGCTAGAGGATGTAGTGGTCATGCCCAACTACCATCGTTTGTTTCCTGGGGGTGCTAGGAAACTTTTTAGCATCTTTGGCACCAGCTACTGTGATATGACTGCGAAGCAGCTGGCTTGCTGG ATCTCAATTCAAAAGTGTGACAAGGATGGGGACAACAGGCTCCGCGTATGCTATTCGGCTTGTCAGTCATATAATTCGGCATGCGGAGCTTCACTGGATTGCTCGGACCAAACCCTGTTCAGTAGTAAGGATGAAGCAGAAGGTCAATGCACAGGGTCTAGTGAGATGAAAACATCATGGATTAGCCGCATATATAGTTTGTTTTCAAGTAATAGTTCCTCAAAAGGGACGTCTGTAAAAAATAGGCAGCTCTAG
- the LOC18789630 gene encoding probable galacturonosyltransferase-like 1 → MPLPQPPPLLPLLLLVAFLILLLPAPSVSAATTSTSNATTTTTQQFREAPQFYNSPDCPSITPLHHDDLDPDESDDDHMMICAYQAVHVAMTLDTAYIRGSMAAILSVLQHSSCPQNAVFHFVASATSNASLLRDTISSSFPYLKFRIYPFDDSHVSGLISISIRSALDCPLNYARSYLADLLPLCVRRVVYLDSDLILVDDIAKLAATPLGPSSVLAAPEYCNANFTTYFTPAFWSNPSLSLTFADRKACYFNTGVMVIDLDRWRGGDYTTKIEEWMELQKRMRIYELGSLPPFLLVFAGNIAPVEHRWNQHGLGGDNFRGLCRDLHPGSVSLLHWSGKGKPWARLEANRPCPLDALWAPYDLLVTPFVLDS, encoded by the coding sequence ATGCCTCTCCCTCAGCCACCACCACTcctccccctcctcctcctcgttGCCTTCCTCATCCTTCTACTTCCCGCTCCCTCAGTCTCTGCCGCTACCACAAGCACATCCaatgccaccaccaccaccacccaacAATTTAGGGAAGCCCCTCAATTCTACAACTCCCCAGACTGCCCTTCCATCACCCCCCTCCACCACGACGACTTGGACCCCGACGAATCAGACGATGACCACATGATGATCTGCGCCTATCAGGCCGTCCATGTGGCAATGACACTCGACACCGCCTACATCCGCGGCTCCATGGCCGCCATCCTGTCCGTCCTCCAACATTCATCCTGCCCTCAGAACGCCGTCTTCCACTTTGTCGCCTCCGCCACCTCCAACGCCTCCCTACTCCGCGACACaatctcctcctccttcccGTACCTGAAATTCCGAATCTACCCCTTCGACGACTCCCACGTCTCCGGCCTCATCTCCATCTCCATCCGCTCCGCTCTCGACTGCCCCCTCAACTACGCCCGCAGCTACCTCGCCGACCTCCTCCCCCTCTGCGTACGACGCGTCGTCTACCTCGACTCCGACCTCATCCTAGTCGACGACATTGCCAAGCTCGCCGCCACCCCCCTCGGCCCCTCCTCCGTCCTCGCCGCCCCCGAGTACTGCAACGCCAACTTCACTACCTATTTTACCCCTGCCTTCTGGTCCAACCCCTCCCTCTCCCTCACCTTCGCCGACCGCAAGGCCTGCTACTTCAACACCGGCGTTATGGTCATCGACCTCGACCGCTGGAGAGGCGGCGACTACACCACGAAGATCGAGGAGTGGATGGAGCTGCAGAAGCGGATGAGAATCTACGAGCTCGGCTCGCTACCGCCGTTTCTGCTGGTGTTCGCCGGAAACATAGCGCCGGTGGAGCATAGGTGGAACCAGCACGGGCTCGGAGGTGACAACTTCAGAGGGCTTTGCAGAGATCTGCATCCTGGTTCAGTGAGTTTGTTGCATTGGAGCGGGAAGGGAAAGCCATGGGCGAGGCTCGAGGCCAACAGGCCTTGCCCTCTGGATGCTCTCTGGGCTCCTTATGATCTCTTGGTAACGCCATTTGTTTTGGATTCATGA
- the LOC18790154 gene encoding probable 1-acyl-sn-glycerol-3-phosphate acyltransferase 4 isoform X1, protein MSCIEGGFSWNEMDVCSPLKPDSKLKHRPLTPLRVVRGVICLVVFLSTAFMILVCFAPIIAVILRLLSIHCSRKAISLLFGIWLALWPFLFEKINGTKVVFTGDTVPPKERTLLIANHKTEVDWMYLWDLALRKGSLGHIKYVLKSSLMKLPVFGWGFHVLEFIPLKRKWEVDEPVMRKLLSSFADPADPLWLAIFPEGTDYNEEKCKKSQIFAAETGLPVLSHVLLPRTKGFCACLEALRSSLDAVYDLTIAYKNQCPSFMDNAFGVDPSEVHIHVRRIPIEDIPESIADAASWLTDTFQLKDNLLSDFNTQGHFPSEGGGGGGGGGEEELSTLKCLVNFMLVVVLTVVLVYLTIFSTVWFKIYIGLSCAYLATATYFEIQPMPILDFVKATCVCNRPRSE, encoded by the exons ATGAG CTGCATTGAGGGAGGTTTTTCCTGGAACGAGATGGATGTTTGCAGTCCCTTGAAACCTGATAGTAAACTGAAGCACAGGCCCTTAACTCCACTTAGAGTTGTGAGGGGTGTGATATGTTTAGTAGTGTTTCTTTCTACTGCTTTCATGATTCTTGTGTGCTTTGCGCCTATCATTGCTGTAATTTTGCGCCTGTTGAGCATACATTGCAGCAGAAAAGCAATATCCCTCCTCTTTGGTATTTGGCTGGCCTTGTGGCCCTTCCTATTTGAAAAGATCAATGGGACCAAAGTGGTTTTTACTGGTGACACCGTGCCCCCGAAAGAACGCACTCTGCTCATTGCCAATCATAAAACTGAGGTTGATTGGATGTACTTGTGGGATCTTGCATTGCGAAAAGGGTCCCTCGGCCACATCAAATATGTCCTCAAGAGCAGCCTCATGAAGCTGCCTGTCTTCGGTTGGGGCTTTCATGTTTTGGAGTTTATCCCTTTGAAGAGGAAGTGGGAAGTTGATGAACCAGTTATGCGCAAATTGCTTTCGTCCTTTGCGGATCCTGCAGACCCTCTGTGGCTCGCCATTTTTCCTGAAGGAACTGATTATAA tgaagaaaaatgcaaaaagagtCAGATATTTGCTGCTGAAACTGGACTTCCTGTGCTGTCACATGTCCTGCTTCCAAGAACGAAAGGTTTTTGTGCTTGCTTGGAAGCTCTAAGAAGTTCTTTGGATGCAG TTTATGACTTGACAATCGCATACAAGAATCAATGCCCTTCATTTATGGACAATGCGTTTGGCGTGGATCCTTCAGAAGTTCACATTCATGTTCGCCGTATCCCTATCGAAGACATCCCAGAGTCTATAGCGGATGCAGCTTCTTGGTTAACGGACACATTCCAGCTCAAGGACAACTTACTTTCTGATTTCAATACTCAAGGCCATTTCCCTagtgaaggaggaggaggaggaggaggaggaggcgaAGAGGAACTGTCCACATTGAAGTGCTTGGTAAATTTTATGTTGGTAGTTGTTTTGACTGTCGTGCTCGTTTACCTTACCATTTTTTCAACCGTCTGGTTTAAAATATACATCGGTTTATCATGTGCATACCTTGCTACAGCTACTTATTTTGAAATCCAACCGATGCCAATTTTAGACTTTGTTAAAGCAACTTGTGTTTGCAATAGACCAAGAAGTGAATAG
- the LOC18790154 gene encoding probable 1-acyl-sn-glycerol-3-phosphate acyltransferase 4 isoform X2, translated as MDVCSPLKPDSKLKHRPLTPLRVVRGVICLVVFLSTAFMILVCFAPIIAVILRLLSIHCSRKAISLLFGIWLALWPFLFEKINGTKVVFTGDTVPPKERTLLIANHKTEVDWMYLWDLALRKGSLGHIKYVLKSSLMKLPVFGWGFHVLEFIPLKRKWEVDEPVMRKLLSSFADPADPLWLAIFPEGTDYNEEKCKKSQIFAAETGLPVLSHVLLPRTKGFCACLEALRSSLDAVYDLTIAYKNQCPSFMDNAFGVDPSEVHIHVRRIPIEDIPESIADAASWLTDTFQLKDNLLSDFNTQGHFPSEGGGGGGGGGEEELSTLKCLVNFMLVVVLTVVLVYLTIFSTVWFKIYIGLSCAYLATATYFEIQPMPILDFVKATCVCNRPRSE; from the exons ATGGATGTTTGCAGTCCCTTGAAACCTGATAGTAAACTGAAGCACAGGCCCTTAACTCCACTTAGAGTTGTGAGGGGTGTGATATGTTTAGTAGTGTTTCTTTCTACTGCTTTCATGATTCTTGTGTGCTTTGCGCCTATCATTGCTGTAATTTTGCGCCTGTTGAGCATACATTGCAGCAGAAAAGCAATATCCCTCCTCTTTGGTATTTGGCTGGCCTTGTGGCCCTTCCTATTTGAAAAGATCAATGGGACCAAAGTGGTTTTTACTGGTGACACCGTGCCCCCGAAAGAACGCACTCTGCTCATTGCCAATCATAAAACTGAGGTTGATTGGATGTACTTGTGGGATCTTGCATTGCGAAAAGGGTCCCTCGGCCACATCAAATATGTCCTCAAGAGCAGCCTCATGAAGCTGCCTGTCTTCGGTTGGGGCTTTCATGTTTTGGAGTTTATCCCTTTGAAGAGGAAGTGGGAAGTTGATGAACCAGTTATGCGCAAATTGCTTTCGTCCTTTGCGGATCCTGCAGACCCTCTGTGGCTCGCCATTTTTCCTGAAGGAACTGATTATAA tgaagaaaaatgcaaaaagagtCAGATATTTGCTGCTGAAACTGGACTTCCTGTGCTGTCACATGTCCTGCTTCCAAGAACGAAAGGTTTTTGTGCTTGCTTGGAAGCTCTAAGAAGTTCTTTGGATGCAG TTTATGACTTGACAATCGCATACAAGAATCAATGCCCTTCATTTATGGACAATGCGTTTGGCGTGGATCCTTCAGAAGTTCACATTCATGTTCGCCGTATCCCTATCGAAGACATCCCAGAGTCTATAGCGGATGCAGCTTCTTGGTTAACGGACACATTCCAGCTCAAGGACAACTTACTTTCTGATTTCAATACTCAAGGCCATTTCCCTagtgaaggaggaggaggaggaggaggaggaggcgaAGAGGAACTGTCCACATTGAAGTGCTTGGTAAATTTTATGTTGGTAGTTGTTTTGACTGTCGTGCTCGTTTACCTTACCATTTTTTCAACCGTCTGGTTTAAAATATACATCGGTTTATCATGTGCATACCTTGCTACAGCTACTTATTTTGAAATCCAACCGATGCCAATTTTAGACTTTGTTAAAGCAACTTGTGTTTGCAATAGACCAAGAAGTGAATAG
- the LOC18789020 gene encoding E3 ubiquitin-protein ligase RNF185 encodes MASGFGESTSRPSQGPSYSSSNNNNSDAGNFECNICLDLAQDPIVTLCGHLFCWPCLYKWLHIHSHSQECPVCKALIKEENLVPLYGRGKTSTDPRSKAIPGINIPNRPAGQRPETAPPPEPNHFPPRGFGFMGGLGGLGGFAPIATTRFGNFTFSAAFGGLIPSLLNFQLHGFPDAAMYGATAGFPHGFSNSFPGGHPHRYHIHRRATGQGQQDYFLKMLFLFVVVCVLVALMWQ; translated from the coding sequence ATGGCAAGTGGGTTCGGGGAATCAACGAGCAGGCCATCCCAAGGGCCTTCTTACTCCAGCAGCAACAATAACAACAGTGATGCTGGTAATTTTGAATGCAATATCTGCCTCGACTTGGCCCAAGACCCCATTGTCACCCTATGTGGCCATCTCTTCTGCTGGCCTTGCCTTTACAAATGGCTCCACATTCACTCCCACTCTCAGGAATGCCCTGTTTGCAAAGCCCTCATAAAGGAGGAGAATTTGGTGCCCTTATATGGTAGGGGAAAGACATCAACTGACCCAAGATCGAAGGCAATACCTGGTATTAATATCCCAAACCGTCCAGCAGGACAAAGACCTGAAACAGCTCCTCCACCAGAACCAAACCATTTTCCCCCGCGTGGGTTTGGATTCATGGGAGGCTTGGGGGGTTTGGGAGGTTTTGCACCCATTGCAACCACAAGGTTTGGGAATTTCACCTTTTCGGCGGCTTTTGGTGGCCTTATCCCATCTCTCTTAAATTTTCAGCTACATGGGTTTCCTGATGCTGCAATGTATGGTGCAACTGCTGGATTTCCTCATGGGTTCTCAAATTCATTTCCTGGCGGCCATCCACATAGATACCATATTCACAGGAGGGCTACAGGTCAAGGACAACAAGATTATTTCCTGAAgatgttgtttttatttgttgtagTTTGTGTACTTGTGGCTCTTATGTGGCAGTAG